The following are from one region of the Pseudodesulfovibrio sp. JC047 genome:
- a CDS encoding nickel-dependent hydrogenase large subunit, with protein MSGCSPKAAPMAHGKHNVVVDPVTRIEGHLRVEAVVEDGKIVDVRSSSQLFRGLEIILKGRDPRDAQHFTQRSCGVCTYVHALASIRCVDNAVGVDKELPHNATIIRNLVMAAQFMHDHIVHFYHLHALDFVDVAGCLSADVNKTAEIAVAVAKTVRQDPKIVSSKEELQKTKDTVKGIVDSGRLGIFTNAYFLGGHPAYILPPEVNLLATNHYLNALHLQVKAARAMAVFGAKNPHTQFTVMGGVTCYEGLTEKYINDYLALYSDIMDFILDCYIPDLIAVASYYKDWASIGGTTNFMSFGEYPAQGGEADLNSRYVKPGVIMNRDINNVQDFDPKMVEEHVKHSWYKDDSPKHPYSGVTDPMYTSLDDKTKYSWMKAPRYDGKAVEVGPLATCLVNYGKGQPEFVKYVNFVLEKLGVGPEALFSTLGRTGARGIECLVTALKTADWVNDLKENIAKGDMDICKDWDMPAEAQGVGYVNAPRGALSHWMSIKDSKIDNFQLVVPSTWNLGPRCDNDIPGPTEEALLDNTPIADPERPVEILRTVHSYDPCIACGVHVIDNKTGNVKKFRVL; from the coding sequence ATGTCTGGTTGCTCCCCTAAAGCCGCCCCGATGGCGCATGGGAAACACAATGTCGTCGTTGACCCGGTCACTCGGATCGAAGGTCACCTTCGCGTTGAAGCCGTGGTCGAAGATGGCAAAATCGTTGACGTCCGCAGCAGCTCCCAGCTGTTCCGCGGTCTGGAGATCATCCTGAAAGGCCGTGATCCCCGCGATGCCCAGCACTTTACCCAGCGTTCTTGCGGTGTTTGCACGTATGTGCACGCACTCGCATCCATCCGCTGTGTTGACAACGCCGTTGGCGTTGATAAAGAACTGCCTCATAACGCCACCATCATCCGTAACTTGGTGATGGCAGCGCAGTTCATGCATGATCATATCGTGCATTTCTATCATCTTCATGCGCTTGACTTCGTCGATGTCGCTGGTTGTCTGTCCGCTGATGTGAACAAGACCGCCGAAATCGCCGTTGCCGTTGCCAAGACCGTCCGTCAGGACCCGAAGATCGTTTCCAGCAAGGAAGAACTTCAGAAAACCAAGGACACCGTCAAGGGTATCGTCGATTCCGGTCGTCTCGGTATCTTTACCAACGCGTATTTCCTCGGTGGTCATCCGGCATACATTTTGCCGCCCGAAGTCAACCTGTTGGCGACCAACCACTACCTGAACGCATTGCACCTGCAGGTCAAGGCCGCTCGTGCCATGGCTGTTTTTGGTGCAAAGAACCCGCACACCCAGTTTACTGTCATGGGTGGCGTGACCTGTTACGAAGGTCTCACCGAGAAATACATCAATGATTATCTGGCATTGTACTCTGACATCATGGACTTCATCCTTGATTGTTACATCCCGGACCTCATTGCTGTTGCCAGTTACTACAAAGACTGGGCTTCCATTGGTGGTACCACCAACTTCATGAGCTTCGGCGAATACCCTGCACAGGGTGGCGAAGCTGATTTGAACTCCCGCTATGTCAAGCCGGGCGTCATCATGAATCGTGACATCAACAACGTGCAGGACTTTGATCCCAAGATGGTCGAAGAACATGTCAAGCACTCCTGGTACAAGGATGATTCTCCGAAACATCCCTACTCCGGTGTGACTGATCCCATGTATACCAGCCTGGATGACAAGACCAAGTATTCCTGGATGAAGGCCCCTCGCTATGACGGCAAAGCCGTTGAGGTTGGTCCCCTGGCTACCTGTCTTGTCAACTATGGTAAAGGTCAGCCCGAATTCGTCAAGTACGTGAATTTCGTTCTTGAAAAACTCGGTGTTGGTCCTGAGGCGTTGTTCTCCACTCTCGGTCGGACTGGTGCTCGTGGTATTGAATGCCTCGTGACCGCTCTCAAGACCGCTGACTGGGTCAATGATCTGAAAGAAAACATCGCCAAGGGCGACATGGACATCTGTAAGGATTGGGACATGCCCGCCGAAGCACAGGGTGTTGGTTACGTCAATGCTCCCCGTGGTGCCCTGAGCCATTGGATGAGTATTAAAGACAGCAAGATCGACAACTTCCAGCTCGTGGTTCCGTCCACTTGGAACCTCGGTCCCCGTTGTGACAACGACATTCCTGGACCGACCGAAGAAGCGTTGTTGGATAACACGCCGATCGCCGATCCTGAACGTCCTGTCGAAATCTTGCGTACCGTCCACTCCTATGACCCCTGCATCGCCTGTGGTGTGCACGTCATTGACAACAAGACTGGTAACGTCAAGAAGTTCCGCGTCCTGTAG
- a CDS encoding hydrogenase small subunit produces the protein MKFSVGHGKEGAVERLEKRGVSRRDFMKFCGTVAAVMGMGPAFAPKVAEALTSDTRPDVVWLHNAECTGCSESILRTVEPYVDALILDYISLNYHETLMAAAGHAAEKALWDTVAAGDYIAVIEGGVPTAPAGTAMEPGGHGKVGGHTMLENTTKVVEAAKATITYGTCAAYGGVQKAAPNPTGAKGVGELFPNKTIINVPGCPPNPFSLVGTIVYYLTKGLPELDDVGRPVPFYGETVHDNCPRQEFFDNDQFAPSFGSEEARKGWCLRKLGCRGPETYNNCATVKFNQYNWPVQAGHPCIGCSQPDFWDGADWDGETHMYADLTDF, from the coding sequence ATGAAATTTTCCGTAGGTCATGGCAAGGAAGGAGCCGTGGAACGGCTGGAAAAGCGCGGCGTTTCTCGTCGTGATTTCATGAAGTTCTGCGGAACCGTGGCCGCAGTGATGGGCATGGGTCCGGCTTTCGCCCCGAAAGTCGCCGAAGCTCTCACAAGTGATACCAGGCCCGATGTCGTTTGGCTGCACAATGCTGAATGTACAGGATGTTCCGAATCCATTCTGAGGACAGTCGAACCTTATGTCGATGCCCTTATTCTGGATTATATCTCGCTGAACTACCATGAGACTCTCATGGCAGCAGCGGGTCATGCAGCCGAAAAGGCTCTGTGGGATACCGTTGCAGCTGGCGATTATATCGCAGTCATCGAAGGTGGTGTTCCCACTGCTCCGGCCGGAACGGCCATGGAGCCGGGTGGACACGGCAAGGTCGGCGGGCACACAATGCTCGAAAATACGACCAAGGTTGTCGAAGCCGCCAAGGCGACTATCACATACGGTACCTGCGCTGCCTACGGTGGTGTGCAGAAAGCCGCCCCGAATCCGACTGGCGCCAAGGGCGTCGGCGAATTGTTCCCGAACAAAACAATCATCAACGTGCCCGGCTGCCCGCCGAACCCGTTCTCCCTGGTTGGTACCATTGTGTACTATCTGACCAAGGGATTGCCTGAGCTTGATGATGTCGGTCGTCCGGTTCCCTTCTATGGTGAAACCGTTCACGATAATTGCCCGAGGCAGGAGTTCTTTGATAACGACCAGTTTGCTCCTTCCTTCGGTTCCGAAGAAGCCCGCAAGGGCTGGTGCCTGCGTAAGCTCGGTTGCCGTGGTCCTGAGACCTACAACAACTGTGCAACCGTCAAGTTCAACCAGTACAACTGGCCTGTCCAGGCCGGCCACCCCTGCATCGGCTGTTCACAGCCTGATTTCTGGGATGGAGCTGACTGGGATGGCGAAACACACATGTACGCTGACCTGACTGACTTCTAG
- a CDS encoding MTH1187 family thiamine-binding protein codes for MSVLINFSIFPMDKGDTGLSRHVARAIEIVEASGLPHELGPMGTSIEGEWEDVMAVINACYHELEKDSDRLFMTLTADAKKGRKDGLTNKVRSVQEKIR; via the coding sequence ATGAGTGTTCTCATCAATTTTTCAATTTTTCCCATGGACAAAGGAGACACCGGGTTAAGTCGGCATGTTGCCCGGGCGATCGAGATTGTCGAAGCCTCCGGGCTTCCCCATGAACTCGGGCCAATGGGAACCTCCATTGAAGGCGAATGGGAGGATGTCATGGCTGTCATCAATGCCTGTTATCACGAGCTTGAGAAGGACTCCGACCGGCTTTTCATGACACTGACTGCCGATGCTAAAAAAGGTCGAAAAGACGGACTCACCAACAAAGTACGCAGTGTTCAAGAAAAAATTCGGTAA
- a CDS encoding diguanylate cyclase — protein sequence MSSSNSLFTKFLARTLPPLFVAAFLLMFFFGYTNQQHIREEINTDIEVFATSISRVLDDLMWNYQTEELVSALGTISSNPAMLGAQLFYQDGESFLKYGIQPSDDPTILTVKKAIYKLQSNGHRLNLGSLEIYYSYKEADSQFHGYLVTQAVRFLLGILVFSIAGIYAYQTTIGTPLKKLLQAIRTTEDTGKWTEVAWQADDEIGEVIAAHNSLIFHISQKEEALAESRQRYRHLFDSALVGIFLIRPDGTVVEANKTVASILHYESVEAMTAKNVHTHYKSQQDRERLWAELDARLVISNFQTRLIRTDGEIIWAEMNGRLTPDGLFNGVLQDITTQVEARKALKERDELHRAFFEDNKAVMLLHDPQDATIRFVNPAACQYYGYSNDELTSMTIRDLDRMSDTEIFEELARATSEQRNYFKHFHTLKDGSRHPVEVFTGPVSLANRQLHYSIVHDVTEKRRMEAKLKRMATRDQLTGAYNRHAFFQIAQDEVTRAHRFDHPMAVLMFDLDHFKQVNDTHGHAIGDEVLRAFALRCRADLRQCDIFARLGGEEFAAILVETDATRATQVAERIRTLASHHSTPTPKGPITVTVSIGVASLQKNDTITTLLNRADAGLYTAKKSGRNSACRN from the coding sequence ATGTCCTCGTCCAATTCGCTCTTCACTAAATTTCTGGCGCGCACACTCCCCCCATTGTTCGTGGCGGCCTTTCTTCTGATGTTCTTCTTCGGCTACACGAACCAGCAACACATTCGGGAAGAAATCAATACTGATATAGAAGTCTTTGCGACATCCATCAGCCGAGTTCTCGATGATCTCATGTGGAATTATCAAACCGAAGAATTGGTCAGCGCACTCGGGACAATCAGCAGCAACCCAGCAATGTTGGGAGCACAGCTTTTTTATCAGGACGGTGAAAGTTTCTTGAAATACGGCATCCAGCCGTCCGACGATCCGACCATCCTGACGGTGAAAAAGGCCATCTACAAACTGCAATCCAACGGGCATCGCCTCAACCTCGGTTCCCTGGAAATTTATTATTCCTATAAAGAAGCAGATTCGCAGTTTCACGGATACCTCGTGACGCAGGCGGTCCGCTTTCTTCTGGGAATTCTTGTTTTCAGCATCGCCGGTATCTACGCCTACCAGACCACGATCGGTACCCCGTTGAAAAAACTGCTCCAAGCCATTCGAACCACGGAAGACACCGGCAAATGGACCGAAGTTGCATGGCAAGCCGACGATGAAATCGGTGAAGTCATTGCGGCACATAATTCATTAATTTTTCACATTTCCCAAAAAGAAGAGGCCTTGGCTGAAAGCAGGCAACGATATCGGCACCTCTTCGACAGTGCTCTGGTTGGCATTTTCCTGATCCGTCCGGACGGGACCGTTGTCGAAGCCAACAAGACCGTAGCGAGCATACTCCACTATGAATCAGTCGAAGCAATGACCGCAAAAAATGTGCACACACACTACAAATCCCAACAGGACCGGGAACGACTCTGGGCTGAACTGGACGCCAGACTCGTCATTTCCAACTTCCAAACCCGATTGATCCGCACGGATGGGGAAATCATCTGGGCTGAAATGAATGGACGACTCACTCCTGACGGGCTTTTCAACGGAGTATTGCAGGACATTACGACCCAAGTGGAGGCCCGGAAGGCGCTCAAGGAACGCGATGAATTGCACCGGGCCTTTTTCGAAGACAACAAAGCAGTCATGCTGTTACACGACCCTCAGGACGCCACCATTCGATTCGTGAATCCAGCAGCCTGCCAATACTACGGATATTCAAATGACGAACTGACCTCCATGACAATCCGCGACCTGGATCGCATGTCGGATACGGAAATATTCGAAGAATTGGCCCGTGCAACGTCAGAACAACGAAACTACTTCAAACATTTTCACACATTGAAAGATGGGTCCAGACACCCTGTCGAGGTTTTTACCGGGCCGGTCTCTCTGGCCAACCGGCAACTCCATTACTCTATCGTTCATGACGTTACGGAAAAACGCCGTATGGAAGCCAAACTCAAACGCATGGCCACCCGAGACCAACTTACCGGAGCCTACAATCGCCACGCATTCTTTCAAATAGCACAGGATGAAGTCACGCGCGCGCACCGTTTCGACCATCCCATGGCCGTGCTCATGTTTGATCTCGACCACTTCAAGCAGGTCAACGACACGCATGGACATGCCATCGGAGACGAAGTTCTGCGCGCCTTTGCCCTCCGTTGTCGAGCCGACCTCAGGCAATGTGATATCTTCGCCAGACTGGGCGGGGAGGAATTTGCCGCCATCCTCGTCGAAACCGACGCGACCCGGGCCACTCAAGTGGCTGAACGGATACGGACGCTCGCGTCACACCACTCCACCCCCACCCCAAAAGGCCCTATCACCGTCACGGTCAGCATCGGCGTTGCATCGTTGCAAAAAAACGACACGATAACGACACTTCTCAACCGCGCGGACGCAGGTCTGTATACCGCCAAGAAATCAGGTCGAAATTCGGCCTGTAGGAACTAG
- a CDS encoding GNAT family protein, with amino-acid sequence MPHFSETQLHSERCLLRPWRDTDAPRLTLIANTKAISWNTSYNFPYPFDLTAAHHAITANTTNAGTNIWQFAILQQDTIIGGCGATRGTDVQSHTATIGYWLGQDYWGQGIATEVLAVIVTYMQESTDIEQLTATGYGWNPASERVLSKNGFVKEGLRKGAVKKWGKTTDLWIYGRLLGASKATSSTAPQAATLASY; translated from the coding sequence ATGCCACATTTTTCAGAAACCCAATTGCACTCCGAACGGTGTCTGCTTCGCCCATGGCGAGACACCGATGCCCCCCGCCTCACACTCATCGCAAATACCAAAGCCATTTCCTGGAATACCTCATACAACTTTCCCTATCCATTTGACCTGACCGCCGCGCACCACGCGATCACAGCGAACACAACCAATGCCGGGACCAATATTTGGCAATTTGCCATTCTCCAGCAGGACACGATTATCGGAGGCTGTGGCGCAACCCGGGGAACAGACGTCCAGAGTCACACCGCCACCATTGGGTATTGGCTTGGTCAGGACTATTGGGGACAGGGAATCGCCACTGAAGTCCTCGCGGTCATTGTGACCTACATGCAGGAATCGACTGATATCGAACAGTTGACGGCGACTGGGTATGGATGGAATCCCGCTTCGGAACGAGTGTTGTCAAAAAACGGATTCGTCAAGGAAGGCCTCCGCAAAGGAGCAGTCAAAAAATGGGGGAAAACAACGGATCTCTGGATTTATGGACGGTTGCTCGGCGCATCCAAGGCCACCAGTTCAACAGCTCCCCAGGCTGCAACTTTGGCATCATATTGA
- a CDS encoding UPF0280 family protein: protein MANRHLSTERAYRELVRPRSGERRFQVAVEQTDLLVVAEHDLRVDIAAHVAAVRGVVKNWIVFHPEFGESLEPVSVPDGAPDIIRSMARAAASCGVGPMAAVAGAVAQAVGDAFVDQSPNLLVENGGDTYMHSTRERVVALLADPESGASIGLRLASDVFPISICASSGTIGHSLSLGSGDLVAVRARDACFADAAATALCNELRSEKDLDRVVRRAKALAEFGLEGVFAQYDAKVAAWGAVELVALDAPSNRP, encoded by the coding sequence ATGGCCAATCGCCATCTTTCCACAGAGAGGGCATATCGTGAACTGGTTCGGCCTCGTTCCGGCGAGAGGCGGTTTCAGGTGGCCGTGGAACAGACGGACCTGCTTGTTGTTGCCGAACACGATCTCCGTGTGGATATAGCGGCGCATGTGGCCGCTGTCCGTGGTGTCGTGAAAAATTGGATCGTCTTTCATCCAGAGTTTGGTGAAAGTCTTGAGCCGGTCAGTGTGCCGGATGGTGCGCCGGACATCATCCGGTCCATGGCGCGGGCCGCAGCATCCTGTGGCGTTGGTCCTATGGCCGCAGTCGCTGGTGCGGTGGCCCAGGCTGTTGGGGATGCCTTTGTTGATCAGAGTCCAAATCTCCTCGTGGAAAACGGGGGGGATACATATATGCATTCCACCCGGGAGCGGGTCGTGGCTTTGTTGGCAGATCCAGAGTCCGGGGCCTCCATAGGGCTGCGTCTTGCGTCTGATGTGTTTCCGATCTCCATTTGCGCGTCAAGCGGCACCATTGGTCATTCGCTCAGTTTGGGGTCTGGCGATTTGGTGGCCGTTCGTGCCAGGGATGCGTGTTTTGCCGATGCCGCAGCAACTGCGCTGTGCAATGAACTGCGGTCAGAAAAAGACCTGGATCGTGTGGTCCGACGAGCCAAGGCCCTTGCCGAATTCGGCCTGGAAGGGGTCTTTGCTCAATATGATGCCAAAGTTGCAGCCTGGGGAGCTGTTGAACTGGTGGCCTTGGATGCGCCGAGCAACCGTCCATAA
- a CDS encoding lactate utilization protein: protein MKKSIDTFWELNLGALEKQLVKNGFDVYQAESADAAKRVVLEEIFPQIQPKSVSWGGSATFASTGLHRAFRADENLEVLNVWKSSLSSEESAEMQRQALLVDCFFCGTNAITEDGCLVNLDMVGNRVGGITFGPRNVVILASRNKVVPDLQRAMDRIKEYVAPMNAMRLGMKTPCAKTGRCMDCDSPDRICNVWTISEKSYPKGRIKVVLINEDLGL, encoded by the coding sequence ATGAAAAAGTCGATAGATACGTTTTGGGAATTGAATCTCGGAGCGCTGGAAAAGCAGTTGGTCAAGAATGGTTTTGACGTCTATCAGGCGGAATCCGCTGATGCGGCCAAACGTGTTGTCCTGGAGGAGATTTTCCCGCAGATACAGCCGAAAAGCGTGTCTTGGGGCGGGTCGGCGACTTTTGCTTCGACAGGACTGCACAGGGCCTTTCGTGCCGATGAAAATTTGGAGGTCCTGAATGTTTGGAAATCATCCCTGTCTTCCGAGGAAAGCGCGGAGATGCAGCGGCAGGCATTGCTTGTTGATTGCTTCTTTTGTGGCACCAATGCGATCACGGAAGATGGTTGTCTCGTGAACCTTGATATGGTTGGTAACCGGGTCGGCGGTATTACCTTTGGCCCTCGTAATGTGGTTATTCTGGCCAGCCGGAACAAGGTTGTTCCTGACCTCCAGCGTGCCATGGATCGGATTAAAGAATATGTGGCGCCGATGAACGCCATGCGCCTGGGCATGAAGACTCCCTGTGCCAAGACTGGTCGTTGTATGGACTGTGATTCTCCTGATCGGATTTGTAATGTCTGGACGATCAGCGAAAAGTCGTACCCCAAAGGACGGATCAAGGTTGTACTCATCAATGAGGATCTTGGCTTGTAA
- the rpmH gene encoding 50S ribosomal protein L34, whose amino-acid sequence MKRTYQPSKCRRKRTHGFLVRSRTKNGSAVLRRRRAKGRKRLAV is encoded by the coding sequence ATGAAACGTACTTACCAGCCCAGCAAATGTCGTCGTAAAAGAACCCACGGTTTCCTGGTGCGCTCCCGCACCAAAAACGGTAGCGCCGTTCTTCGCCGTCGCCGTGCAAAAGGGCGTAAGAGATTAGCCGTCTAG
- the rnpA gene encoding ribonuclease P protein component, with the protein MSRLAWNKERRLLSSPQFSACYEQGKKHFTKSFILFILKRDISPDGVRLGLTVSKKMGNAVARNRIKRVVREYFRLHQFDFELPLDIVVVPKRNLEAKQLTLALTIEEFSPAFKRLGLKAAAS; encoded by the coding sequence ATTAGCCGTCTAGCTTGGAACAAGGAGCGCCGACTGCTCTCAAGCCCTCAATTCTCAGCTTGTTATGAACAGGGAAAAAAGCATTTTACCAAAAGCTTTATCCTGTTCATTCTCAAGCGGGATATCTCACCTGACGGGGTCCGCCTCGGGCTGACCGTCAGTAAAAAGATGGGAAACGCAGTAGCGCGAAACCGTATTAAGAGGGTGGTGCGCGAGTATTTCAGGCTGCATCAATTTGACTTTGAATTGCCTCTGGATATTGTCGTTGTTCCCAAGCGGAACCTTGAGGCCAAGCAGTTAACACTCGCTCTCACCATAGAAGAGTTCTCACCCGCTTTCAAACGTTTAGGCCTGAAAGCGGCTGCCTCATAG
- the yidD gene encoding membrane protein insertion efficiency factor YidD, producing the protein MRSIFLALIWFYQKLISPLLPPVCRFYPTCSQYAKEAVIRHGAFKGGLLTLWRLLRCQPLCSGGYDPVPAVWPDIKTKARIIPWRRRSKSV; encoded by the coding sequence ATGCGCTCAATATTTCTAGCGCTCATTTGGTTTTATCAAAAACTCATCTCCCCCTTGCTGCCTCCGGTGTGCAGGTTCTATCCGACGTGCTCTCAGTACGCCAAAGAAGCTGTCATCCGTCATGGAGCATTCAAAGGGGGGCTTCTCACGCTTTGGCGTCTCCTTCGTTGTCAACCTTTATGCAGCGGGGGCTATGACCCCGTCCCGGCCGTGTGGCCAGATATCAAAACCAAAGCGAGAATCATCCCATGGAGAAGAAGGAGCAAATCCGTTTAG
- the yidC gene encoding membrane protein insertase YidC: MEKKEQIRLVIALALSFIVIFGWQYLTGPSAEDQALMAQKAAEAEQKTASLTQQQTQSVATEAVPATDFIPTAGTQVTVDTPLYTAVFNSQGGILEQFILKNYKDTIEPDSPNVDLIGRKAFAKGPLGLILTKNDKEFHTWKRGEWAFSGTDLAIREGDEAKTLTFKGQSGGFNIERVLTFNPDTYLITESTTVTNMTAVGVEGSLSYTAAAKSMSAEDDRYNPTKVAYLTKDGREEMDDRDDLKETGLSAAGELKWGAIESNYFLFAVMPGSDSASLSAGVQDDIFRMAVTDDATFMPNVAKTLKASYFIGSTDREMLGTMPNQLAEAVNFGWFDVLAKPLLIGLNFFYGYIGNYGIAIIILTIIIKLIFWPLSQKSYGSMEQMKKLQPMVKKLREKYGDDKQRLNQETMALYKTYKVNPMGGCLPMVVQIPVFFGLYKALLGAVELRHAPFIANLPFTDLPWLADLSAKDPYYITPIIMGASMFLQQKMTPSAGDPTQQKIMLFMPLIFTFMFLQFPSGLVVYWLFNNLLSIGQQLMIARSTKKATLDA; the protein is encoded by the coding sequence ATGGAGAAGAAGGAGCAAATCCGTTTAGTGATTGCCCTGGCCCTGAGTTTCATTGTCATTTTCGGATGGCAATACCTCACAGGCCCATCAGCAGAAGACCAGGCCCTCATGGCCCAAAAAGCCGCCGAGGCCGAACAGAAAACAGCATCCCTGACACAACAGCAGACCCAATCTGTTGCCACTGAGGCTGTTCCAGCCACTGACTTCATCCCCACAGCCGGAACTCAAGTGACGGTGGACACTCCGCTTTACACCGCCGTTTTCAATTCTCAAGGCGGTATCCTCGAACAGTTCATCCTCAAAAACTACAAAGATACCATCGAACCGGATTCCCCGAATGTCGATCTCATCGGACGCAAGGCCTTTGCCAAAGGTCCACTCGGTCTGATTCTGACCAAGAACGACAAGGAATTTCACACATGGAAACGGGGCGAATGGGCCTTTTCCGGCACGGATCTGGCCATCCGGGAAGGCGATGAAGCCAAGACCTTGACCTTCAAGGGACAGTCCGGTGGATTCAACATTGAGCGTGTGCTCACGTTCAACCCCGACACCTATCTCATTACAGAATCAACCACGGTCACGAACATGACCGCAGTTGGTGTCGAAGGTTCCCTGTCCTACACCGCAGCCGCCAAATCCATGTCTGCCGAAGACGACCGCTACAACCCCACCAAGGTCGCGTACCTGACCAAGGATGGACGTGAAGAAATGGATGACCGCGACGATCTCAAGGAAACTGGATTGTCCGCTGCCGGTGAACTCAAATGGGGTGCCATCGAGTCCAACTATTTCCTGTTTGCCGTGATGCCCGGTTCCGACAGCGCGTCGTTGTCTGCTGGTGTTCAGGATGACATTTTCCGCATGGCTGTCACTGATGACGCCACGTTCATGCCCAATGTCGCCAAGACCCTCAAGGCATCATACTTCATTGGTTCGACCGACCGTGAAATGCTCGGCACCATGCCCAATCAGCTCGCCGAAGCCGTCAACTTCGGTTGGTTCGATGTTCTGGCAAAGCCGCTGCTCATCGGGCTCAACTTCTTCTACGGCTATATCGGCAACTACGGTATCGCCATCATCATCCTGACCATCATCATCAAGCTCATCTTCTGGCCGCTGTCCCAGAAAAGCTATGGTTCCATGGAACAAATGAAGAAGCTGCAACCCATGGTCAAAAAACTTCGTGAAAAATACGGCGACGACAAACAACGCCTGAATCAGGAAACAATGGCCCTCTACAAAACGTACAAGGTCAATCCCATGGGCGGTTGTCTCCCCATGGTCGTTCAGATTCCAGTGTTCTTCGGTTTGTACAAGGCCTTGCTCGGTGCGGTTGAACTTCGACACGCTCCGTTCATCGCCAACCTGCCGTTTACTGACCTGCCCTGGTTGGCAGACCTGTCCGCCAAGGATCCATACTATATCACCCCCATCATCATGGGTGCGTCCATGTTCTTGCAGCAGAAGATGACTCCGAGTGCCGGCGATCCGACTCAGCAAAAAATCATGCTGTTCATGCCACTCATATTCACCTTCATGTTCCTGCAGTTCCCGTCAGGTCTGGTTGTCTACTGGTTGTTCAACAACCTCTTGTCCATCGGACAGCAACTCATGATCGCCAGATCAACCAAAAAGGCGACACTGGACGCTTAA
- a CDS encoding protein jag, which yields MSDFKEFQGKDLDEAIESACDYFNLKRDRLEIEILAGGSSGIFGIMGVKKAKVHARPRAQVNTTDILNDDKTAQPKEKTQQKTKTKPAPKAKNKPAAKPKSKPAPKPKKTPVAPAETNEPNGNLIKEEIFNDVNGNVAPSEEAPRPARKPRERKPRQAAPRERKPREKQRDTKPRPQREERPRANMADFDPTVLEAAVNEVMVKLLEPIVGETTINITIETDRVKVFIDDDDNSGLIIGREGQTLSSIQYLVNRLVSRQMEASVRIQVDTGDYRERQDDKLRQIAWHLAEKAGNLGRTQSTKPLSSYHRRVVHLALQENETVFTRSKGDGPMKRVLIVPKNRKNGSYARD from the coding sequence ATGAGTGACTTCAAAGAATTCCAGGGAAAAGACCTGGACGAAGCCATAGAATCCGCTTGCGATTACTTCAATCTCAAACGGGACCGCCTGGAGATCGAAATCCTGGCTGGCGGTTCAAGCGGAATCTTCGGCATCATGGGTGTCAAAAAAGCCAAAGTTCATGCTCGTCCCCGTGCCCAAGTCAATACAACGGACATTCTCAACGACGACAAAACGGCTCAACCCAAAGAAAAAACACAGCAGAAAACCAAGACCAAACCGGCTCCCAAAGCAAAAAACAAGCCGGCAGCCAAACCGAAAAGCAAGCCCGCGCCCAAGCCGAAAAAAACCCCTGTGGCACCGGCTGAAACAAACGAGCCGAACGGTAACCTCATCAAAGAGGAAATCTTCAATGACGTGAACGGCAATGTCGCTCCGTCGGAAGAAGCCCCCAGACCCGCGCGCAAACCCCGCGAACGCAAGCCTCGTCAGGCCGCTCCCCGTGAGCGCAAACCGCGAGAAAAACAGCGCGACACCAAACCTCGTCCTCAACGAGAAGAACGTCCTCGCGCCAACATGGCCGACTTTGACCCGACCGTGCTTGAAGCTGCGGTCAACGAAGTCATGGTCAAGCTGCTTGAACCGATCGTGGGAGAGACGACCATCAACATCACCATCGAGACGGATCGGGTGAAGGTCTTCATCGACGATGACGACAACTCCGGTCTGATTATCGGTCGTGAAGGACAGACGCTCTCGTCCATCCAATATCTGGTCAATCGCCTTGTTTCCCGACAGATGGAAGCCTCTGTCCGCATTCAGGTGGACACTGGCGACTACCGTGAACGACAGGATGACAAACTTCGTCAAATCGCTTGGCATCTGGCTGAAAAAGCCGGCAATCTGGGTCGCACCCAGTCCACCAAGCCACTGTCTTCCTACCATCGTCGGGTCGTGCATCTGGCGCTTCAGGAGAATGAAACCGTTTTCACCCGGTCCAAGGGTGACGGTCCCATGAAACGTGTTCTGATCGTTCCCAAAAATCGCAAAAACGGCAGTTACGCCCGCGATTAA